A DNA window from Bacillus andreraoultii contains the following coding sequences:
- a CDS encoding YueI family protein: MANGPNLEDYLNQGVYGKKEINPEEKRKFLGTFRERIVVALTVSQLYKPTVYDEVEQAMKSNRGAKLLLNGSVDYQFLSKYVKIANDYQISFTIVENKEHDTEIGLVLAYDYAVDKENIFVADEQEPDPKEEGDSKEESSGVKGFFKSLFS, translated from the coding sequence ATGGCAAATGGACCTAATTTAGAAGATTATCTAAATCAGGGCGTTTACGGAAAAAAAGAAATTAATCCCGAAGAGAAAAGAAAATTCCTTGGAACGTTTCGAGAAAGGATTGTTGTCGCGCTGACGGTTAGTCAATTATATAAGCCAACAGTGTACGATGAAGTTGAACAGGCGATGAAAAGTAACCGAGGAGCAAAATTATTGTTGAATGGCTCTGTGGACTATCAATTTTTAAGCAAATACGTAAAAATAGCGAATGATTATCAAATTTCGTTTACGATTGTAGAAAATAAAGAGCATGATACAGAAATAGGTCTTGTCCTAGCATATGATTATGCTGTAGATAAGGAAAATATTTTTGTAGCCGATGAGCAAGAACCGGACCCGAAAGAAGAAGGGGACAGTAAAGAGGAAAGTAGCGGTGTAAAGGGCTTTTTCAAAAGTTTATTCTCATAA
- a CDS encoding ABC transporter transmembrane domain-containing protein, giving the protein MIKSINKRLIFLYVVLLPIVAFENPFKSFVFKEVFDIFQNGSSISIFHLIIIVILCLIIITVADILFGFTENKIICFYMTSLKQKIFQSVIYNNNLLQEKNSTSYLSLLLNDLKIIQTNYYESIFRIILNATTLIASLLALFYLNITMGILLIFVFILPTIIPYIAKRNIKKQTEDWTTKNELFTTKVRDAFNGIDTIKGYGLESKIINENYKYNKSVEQSFVKLNNWRILTDNVVGLFGIIGFFFVNLYGILIAIQGTISLGTVVAIIQLSNTVMNPALSIFEEYSKILTTKKIREHIQEVIGEVHIDETNNKLPIEFQDKIICKNVSYAINSKNILSNINMEIKKGQKILVNLGII; this is encoded by the coding sequence TTGATAAAGTCTATTAATAAGCGATTAATATTTTTATATGTAGTTCTTTTACCGATTGTTGCGTTCGAAAATCCTTTTAAGTCGTTTGTTTTTAAAGAGGTATTTGATATCTTCCAAAATGGTAGCTCAATAAGTATTTTTCATCTAATTATCATAGTCATACTCTGTTTAATTATTATTACGGTTGCAGATATTTTATTTGGATTTACTGAAAATAAGATTATATGTTTCTACATGACTTCCTTAAAACAAAAGATTTTTCAGTCAGTCATTTACAATAACAATCTTTTGCAAGAAAAGAATTCAACTTCATACTTATCGTTACTACTAAATGACTTGAAAATTATCCAAACAAACTATTATGAGTCGATTTTTAGGATAATATTAAATGCAACTACTCTCATTGCATCTTTGTTAGCTTTATTTTATTTAAATATAACGATGGGTATTTTATTAATATTTGTTTTTATTCTTCCTACTATTATTCCATATATCGCTAAAAGGAATATAAAAAAGCAAACGGAAGACTGGACAACAAAAAACGAACTATTTACAACTAAGGTAAGAGATGCGTTTAATGGTATTGATACGATTAAGGGATATGGACTGGAATCAAAAATTATTAATGAAAACTATAAATATAATAAATCCGTGGAACAAAGTTTTGTAAAGCTAAATAACTGGAGAATATTAACAGATAATGTGGTTGGACTTTTTGGGATAATCGGGTTCTTTTTCGTAAATCTCTATGGAATTTTAATTGCAATACAAGGAACCATTTCATTAGGAACTGTTGTTGCCATTATACAGCTATCAAATACTGTTATGAACCCAGCTCTATCTATATTTGAAGAATATAGTAAAATATTAACTACTAAAAAAATTCGTGAACATATTCAAGAAGTAATCGGAGAAGTCCATATAGACGAGACAAACAATAAGTTACCAATCGAGTTTCAGGATAAAATAATATGTAAAAATGTTTCATATGCAATAAATAGCAAAAATATATTATCAAATATAAATATGGAAATTAAAAAAGGGCAAAAAATCCTTGTTAATCTAGGTATCATTTAA
- the ppdK gene encoding pyruvate, phosphate dikinase has translation MKKFIYLFNEGNSDMREVLGGKGANLAEMTNIGLPVPYGFTISTEACNHYYESGKNISGIVEQQILAALNTLEEKTGKRLGDIEHPLLVSVRSGSVFSMPGMMDTVLNLGMNDKTVQAVAKLTNNERFAYDSYRRFIQMFSNVVLGLDIFYFEQLLDEFREKKGYKADPELTADDWKEVIERYKLIVKRQARMEFPQNPQEQLFLAIRAVFDSWNNNRAIVYRRIHKIPDHLGTAVNVQSMVFGNMGDDSGTGVAFTRNPSTGEHQLYGEYLINAQGEDVVAGIRTPEPIHVLEKDMPNVYKKLVATCQLLEQHYKDMQDIEFTVERGELFILQTRNGKRTAQAAIRIAVDLVKEGIIDKETALLRVDPEQLDQLLHWRIDHMFKREPLTKGLPASPGAATGVVVFDADEAEKLGKEGSKVILVRPETTPDDIHGIVASQAIVTSRGGMTSHAAVVARGMGKACICGCEKLNIDVKNKRFTVGDTVVNYGETITIDGSTGEIMLGEIPMIEPKLSEEFKELLSWADEVRDLGVRANADNPTDAQKAFEFGAGGIGLCRTEHMFMDPQRVPIVQKMILAETFEERKTALKELLPMQQGDFEGIFEEMQGLPVTIRLLDPPMHEFLPDKEELLVEVTRLQLTEKGSPELEEKELLLKKVQQLAEVNPMLGHRGCRLGVVFPEIYEMQVRAIFYAAANVLKRGTAVKPEIMIPLVGHINELQRMRRLVVETAQQVMREAEVEFDYLVGTMIEVPRAALTADQIAEQADFFSFGTNDLTQTTFGFSRDDAEGKFLQTYIEQKLLPDNPFAVLDRDGVGKLIETGVKLGRSTKSNLKTGICGEHGGEKSAIEFCYMTGLDYVSCSPYRVPLARLAAALATIRHGKKKVEISSR, from the coding sequence ATGAAAAAATTTATTTATTTGTTTAACGAGGGAAATAGTGATATGCGGGAAGTTTTAGGTGGAAAAGGAGCAAACTTAGCGGAAATGACGAATATCGGTTTGCCTGTTCCGTACGGATTTACGATTTCAACAGAAGCTTGTAATCATTATTATGAGTCAGGGAAGAACATATCCGGTATTGTCGAGCAACAAATTTTAGCTGCACTTAACACTTTAGAAGAAAAAACGGGTAAAAGATTAGGAGATATCGAGCATCCACTTCTTGTATCAGTTCGGTCTGGATCTGTTTTTTCCATGCCGGGAATGATGGATACTGTGCTGAATTTAGGTATGAACGATAAAACTGTCCAGGCGGTTGCGAAATTAACAAATAATGAACGTTTCGCGTATGACTCTTATCGCCGGTTTATTCAAATGTTTAGTAATGTTGTTTTAGGACTTGACATTTTTTATTTTGAACAATTGTTAGATGAATTTAGGGAGAAAAAAGGATATAAAGCTGATCCAGAACTAACAGCTGATGACTGGAAAGAAGTAATTGAACGTTATAAACTAATTGTTAAAAGACAGGCAAGAATGGAATTTCCGCAAAATCCGCAAGAACAATTATTTTTAGCGATTCGTGCGGTATTCGACTCGTGGAATAATAATCGAGCCATCGTTTATCGACGAATTCATAAAATACCTGATCACCTCGGAACGGCAGTGAATGTTCAAAGTATGGTGTTCGGAAATATGGGAGATGATTCAGGAACGGGTGTTGCTTTTACACGAAATCCTTCTACTGGAGAACATCAATTATATGGAGAATATTTAATTAATGCACAAGGCGAGGATGTTGTTGCAGGAATTCGAACACCTGAACCAATCCATGTGTTGGAAAAAGATATGCCGAATGTTTATAAAAAGTTAGTAGCCACTTGTCAATTATTAGAACAACATTATAAAGATATGCAAGATATTGAGTTTACTGTTGAACGTGGGGAATTGTTTATTTTACAAACAAGAAATGGAAAACGGACGGCACAAGCGGCGATTCGGATTGCGGTTGATTTAGTGAAAGAAGGAATTATTGACAAGGAAACGGCTCTATTACGTGTTGATCCAGAACAGCTAGACCAACTATTGCATTGGAGAATTGATCATATGTTTAAACGTGAACCATTAACAAAAGGACTTCCAGCATCACCTGGAGCAGCAACTGGAGTAGTTGTTTTCGATGCGGACGAGGCGGAGAAACTTGGCAAAGAGGGTAGTAAGGTTATTCTTGTTCGACCAGAAACAACACCGGATGATATTCACGGCATTGTTGCCTCCCAAGCAATTGTTACAAGTCGCGGTGGAATGACGAGTCATGCGGCTGTTGTTGCAAGGGGAATGGGAAAAGCATGTATTTGTGGTTGCGAAAAATTAAATATTGATGTGAAAAATAAACGTTTTACAGTTGGTGACACCGTAGTTAATTATGGAGAGACCATTACTATAGATGGGTCCACAGGGGAAATTATGCTTGGTGAAATCCCCATGATTGAGCCGAAATTATCAGAGGAATTTAAGGAGTTACTTTCTTGGGCAGATGAGGTACGGGATTTAGGAGTCCGTGCGAACGCAGACAATCCAACCGATGCTCAAAAGGCTTTTGAATTTGGTGCTGGTGGAATAGGTTTATGTCGAACAGAGCATATGTTTATGGATCCGCAACGTGTGCCAATTGTTCAAAAGATGATTTTAGCAGAAACATTTGAAGAACGAAAGACTGCACTCAAAGAATTACTTCCGATGCAGCAAGGTGATTTTGAAGGAATTTTTGAAGAAATGCAAGGTCTCCCTGTAACGATTCGCCTTTTGGATCCACCAATGCATGAATTTTTACCAGATAAAGAGGAACTTTTAGTAGAGGTAACACGTCTTCAATTGACAGAAAAGGGTTCACCTGAACTAGAAGAAAAAGAACTGTTGTTAAAGAAAGTTCAACAACTTGCTGAAGTTAATCCGATGCTCGGTCACCGTGGTTGTCGATTAGGAGTTGTTTTTCCGGAAATTTACGAAATGCAAGTTCGAGCTATTTTTTATGCCGCAGCCAACGTATTAAAAAGAGGAACAGCGGTAAAACCAGAAATTATGATTCCATTAGTTGGTCATATAAATGAACTGCAACGTATGCGTCGGTTAGTCGTCGAGACAGCTCAGCAAGTCATGCGTGAGGCAGAAGTTGAATTTGATTATCTTGTTGGAACGATGATTGAAGTACCAAGAGCAGCTTTAACCGCTGATCAAATTGCAGAACAAGCCGACTTTTTCTCTTTTGGTACAAATGACTTAACACAAACAACTTTTGGATTTAGTCGCGATGATGCAGAAGGAAAGTTTTTACAAACATATATCGAGCAAAAATTATTACCTGACAACCCGTTTGCTGTTCTTGATCGTGATGGTGTAGGGAAACTTATTGAAACAGGCGTTAAACTAGGCCGAAGTACAAAATCAAACTTGAAGACAGGGATTTGCGGTGAACATGGTGGAGAAAAGAGTGCGATTGAATTTTGTTATATGACTGGACTTGATTATGTTAGCTGTTCACCATACCGTGTCCCGCTCGCACGCCTTGCTGCAGCACTAGCAACCATTCGGCATGGGAAGAAGAAGGTTGAGATAAGCAGTCGATAA
- a CDS encoding pyruvate, water dikinase regulatory protein, with the protein MSGKRTIHIVSDSVGETAELVVKAVTSQFNGSFVNIYRHSFIENEKQIDEVFQTLEGNALIAYTLVVPHLKTYLDRRSKEEQIYAVDLLSPLLNAFTKEYGKEPKYQPKLIRKLDEEYFKKIEAIEFAVKYDDGKDPRGVKWADIVLIGVSRTSKTPLAMYLAHHGFKVANVPIVPEVSPPEEIYQIPRNKCVGLTISPDKLNEVRRERLKSLGLNLEANYASLERIFNELDFADGIMKRIGCPIIDVSNKAVEETANLIIHILKGGRGF; encoded by the coding sequence ATTTCTGGAAAAAGGACGATTCATATTGTTTCTGACTCTGTCGGTGAAACGGCTGAATTAGTTGTAAAAGCAGTGACAAGTCAATTCAATGGTAGCTTTGTTAATATATATCGACACTCATTTATAGAAAATGAAAAACAGATTGATGAAGTTTTTCAAACGCTTGAAGGGAATGCATTAATTGCTTATACCCTTGTCGTCCCACATTTAAAAACATATTTAGATCGGCGTTCCAAGGAAGAACAAATATATGCGGTGGATTTATTGAGTCCGTTACTAAATGCTTTTACAAAGGAATATGGGAAGGAACCAAAGTATCAGCCGAAGTTAATCCGGAAATTAGATGAAGAGTATTTTAAGAAGATTGAAGCAATCGAATTTGCGGTGAAATATGATGATGGCAAAGATCCAAGAGGGGTCAAATGGGCGGATATTGTTTTAATTGGTGTTTCACGGACTTCGAAAACACCACTTGCCATGTATCTTGCACATCACGGGTTTAAAGTGGCGAATGTACCAATTGTTCCAGAAGTGTCCCCTCCTGAAGAAATATATCAAATTCCACGTAATAAATGTGTGGGCTTAACAATTAGTCCGGATAAATTAAATGAAGTTCGGAGAGAACGATTGAAATCTTTAGGTCTAAATTTAGAAGCAAATTATGCAAGTTTAGAACGTATTTTTAATGAATTGGATTTTGCAGACGGAATTATGAAAAGGATTGGATGTCCAATTATAGATGTATCAAATAAAGCGGTGGAAGAGACAGCGAATTTAATTATACATATTTTAAAAGGTGGAAGGGGTTTCTAG
- the pruA gene encoding L-glutamate gamma-semialdehyde dehydrogenase, which produces MVLPYTREPLTDFSKKENQEAFLEGLKVVESYLGESYDLTIGGKKVTTEQKIVSTNPANKDEMIGYVSKADKALAEEAMQVAYETFETWRKTSAESRAEILFRAAAIVRRRKHEFSALLVKEAGKPWREADADVAEGIDFLEYYGRQMLKLKDGVPVNNHPGENNTFSYIPLGVGVIISPWNFAFAIMAGTTVAAIVSGNTVLLKPASTTPVVAAKFVEVMEEAGLPAGVLNYIPGSGAEVGDYLVDHPKTRFISFTGSKEVGIRIYERAAKVNLGQIWLKRVIAEMGGKDTIVVDKEAELELAAQSIVTSAFGFSGQKCSACSRAVIVEDVYEKVLNRVVELTKELVVGDPVNRETFVGPVIDQAAYNKIMDYIEIGKQEGKLLVGGSGDDSKGFFVHPTVISDLDPQARIMQEEIFGPVVGFTKAKDFDEAIEIANNTEYGLTGAVISNNRAHIEKAKADFHVGNLYINRGCTGAVVGYQPFGGFNMSGTDSKAGGPDYLLLHMQAKTTSELF; this is translated from the coding sequence ATGGTATTACCATACACACGTGAACCTTTAACTGACTTTTCAAAGAAGGAAAATCAAGAAGCGTTCCTCGAAGGACTTAAAGTAGTAGAAAGTTATTTAGGAGAATCATATGATCTAACAATTGGTGGAAAAAAAGTGACGACTGAGCAAAAAATCGTTTCGACAAATCCAGCAAATAAAGATGAAATGATTGGCTATGTATCAAAAGCTGACAAAGCATTAGCGGAAGAAGCGATGCAAGTAGCATATGAAACATTTGAAACTTGGCGAAAAACGAGCGCAGAATCACGTGCTGAGATTTTATTCCGGGCTGCCGCTATCGTTCGCCGTAGAAAACATGAATTCAGTGCGTTACTAGTAAAAGAGGCAGGGAAACCTTGGCGAGAAGCAGATGCGGATGTTGCTGAAGGAATTGACTTTTTAGAGTATTATGGAAGACAAATGTTGAAGTTGAAAGATGGGGTTCCTGTTAATAACCATCCAGGAGAGAACAATACTTTTAGTTATATTCCACTTGGTGTTGGTGTCATTATTTCGCCATGGAATTTTGCTTTTGCAATTATGGCAGGAACAACGGTTGCAGCGATTGTTTCTGGTAATACAGTACTATTAAAACCTGCATCGACAACACCTGTCGTCGCGGCTAAGTTTGTTGAAGTGATGGAAGAAGCGGGTCTTCCAGCTGGTGTACTTAATTATATTCCAGGTAGTGGCGCAGAAGTGGGCGATTATTTAGTTGATCATCCGAAAACTCGGTTTATTAGTTTCACTGGTTCAAAAGAAGTCGGTATTCGTATTTATGAACGCGCAGCAAAAGTGAATCTAGGTCAAATTTGGTTGAAACGGGTCATTGCTGAAATGGGTGGAAAAGATACGATTGTTGTCGATAAAGAAGCTGAACTTGAGTTAGCAGCACAGTCAATTGTTACTTCCGCATTCGGATTTTCTGGACAAAAATGTTCTGCATGTTCCCGAGCAGTTATTGTTGAAGATGTCTATGAAAAAGTATTAAATCGAGTTGTCGAATTAACGAAAGAATTAGTTGTTGGTGACCCTGTCAATCGCGAAACATTTGTTGGACCGGTCATTGATCAAGCAGCTTACAATAAAATTATGGACTATATTGAAATTGGTAAACAAGAAGGTAAATTACTTGTAGGCGGAAGTGGCGATGACTCAAAAGGTTTCTTTGTTCATCCAACGGTTATTTCCGATTTAGATCCGCAGGCAAGAATTATGCAAGAAGAAATATTTGGGCCAGTCGTTGGCTTTACAAAAGCTAAAGATTTTGATGAAGCGATTGAAATTGCTAATAATACAGAATATGGCTTAACAGGAGCGGTCATTTCAAACAATCGTGCACATATTGAAAAAGCGAAGGCTGATTTCCATGTTGGAAACTTGTACATTAATCGAGGCTGTACCGGAGCAGTTGTTGGTTATCAACCATTCGGTGGATTTAATATGTCTGGAACAGATTCAAAAGCTGGTGGACCAGATTACTTATTGCTACATATGCAAGCAAAAACGACCTCTGAGTTATTTTAA
- the purE gene encoding 5-(carboxyamino)imidazole ribonucleotide mutase gives MKPLVGVIMGSTSDWETMKHTCDVLEQLEIPYMKKVVSAHRTPDYMFTFAENARENGLKVIVAGAGGAAHLPGMVAAKTTIPVIGVPIQSKALNGMDSLLSIVQMPAGVPVATVAIGVAGAKNAGLLAAQILSTFDSQLAAKLQNLREDTKKNVLESSDQLD, from the coding sequence ATGAAACCACTTGTTGGCGTCATTATGGGGAGCACTTCTGATTGGGAAACGATGAAACATACTTGTGATGTACTCGAACAATTGGAAATTCCGTATATGAAAAAAGTTGTCTCTGCCCATCGCACACCAGACTACATGTTTACCTTTGCTGAGAATGCACGGGAAAATGGACTAAAAGTAATTGTTGCAGGAGCTGGTGGAGCTGCTCATCTACCAGGTATGGTTGCGGCAAAAACGACGATTCCCGTCATTGGAGTACCGATTCAATCGAAAGCTTTGAACGGGATGGATTCTCTGTTATCCATTGTTCAAATGCCTGCCGGAGTTCCGGTCGCAACAGTAGCCATTGGTGTTGCAGGAGCAAAGAATGCAGGACTTTTAGCTGCACAAATACTTTCCACCTTTGATTCACAACTAGCAGCCAAATTACAAAATTTGAGAGAAGATACAAAAAAGAATGTGTTAGAAAGTAGTGATCAGCTTGACTAA
- the purK gene encoding 5-(carboxyamino)imidazole ribonucleotide synthase produces MISLTKTILPGQTIGIIGGGQLGQMMALEAKSMGFRVIVLDPTPDCPTGQVADEQIVAAYTNLSAIMELAQKSDVITYEFENIDADALDWLTKNAYVPQGTDILRMTQNRIYEKEAIQKAGVPVAPYEVIMNEQDLNIALEKIEPPAVLKTATGGYDGKGQWVIKDFTDRNEAATLFTHGPCVLEKWVPFTKEISVIITRNLHGDTAILPVGENIHHNNILHQTIVPARIREQTEKLAIHAATKIADFLHLVGTLAVEMFVTEDGEVFINELAPRPHNSGHYSIEACETSQFEQHIRAICNWPLGATSLLKPAVMVNILGEHVEPLLENLHHFKDWKIHLYGKKEAKTGRKMGHITRLCDSMNEALLHIDANNIWKIQKVTGASK; encoded by the coding sequence GTGATCAGCTTGACTAAAACAATTTTACCTGGTCAAACAATCGGCATTATTGGTGGCGGACAACTTGGACAAATGATGGCACTTGAAGCAAAGTCAATGGGTTTTCGTGTCATCGTTCTAGACCCAACGCCTGATTGTCCCACAGGTCAAGTTGCTGACGAGCAAATTGTTGCAGCATACACTAATTTATCAGCGATTATGGAGCTTGCACAAAAAAGTGATGTCATTACCTATGAGTTCGAAAATATTGATGCAGATGCACTAGATTGGCTCACAAAAAATGCTTATGTCCCACAAGGAACGGACATTTTGCGCATGACCCAAAACCGAATATATGAAAAAGAAGCAATACAAAAAGCTGGCGTTCCGGTTGCTCCTTATGAAGTAATAATGAATGAACAAGATCTAAATATAGCTTTAGAAAAAATCGAACCTCCTGCCGTACTCAAAACGGCCACTGGCGGTTATGACGGAAAAGGACAATGGGTCATAAAAGATTTTACAGATCGAAATGAAGCAGCCACATTATTCACACACGGTCCTTGTGTTCTTGAAAAGTGGGTTCCATTTACAAAGGAAATTTCCGTCATTATAACGAGAAACCTTCATGGTGATACAGCTATCCTTCCAGTAGGAGAAAATATTCATCATAACAATATTTTGCACCAAACCATTGTACCTGCTCGTATTCGAGAACAAACAGAAAAATTAGCCATTCATGCAGCAACCAAAATAGCAGACTTCCTTCATCTTGTCGGAACGCTAGCTGTCGAAATGTTTGTTACAGAAGATGGTGAAGTTTTTATAAATGAACTCGCACCAAGACCTCACAACTCAGGACACTACTCAATTGAAGCATGTGAAACATCCCAATTTGAACAACATATCCGGGCAATATGTAATTGGCCACTTGGCGCCACGTCTCTATTAAAACCGGCTGTTATGGTAAATATTTTAGGCGAACATGTTGAACCACTCCTAGAGAATCTACATCATTTTAAAGATTGGAAAATTCATTTATACGGTAAAAAAGAAGCGAAAACTGGTCGAAAAATGGGCCATATCACTCGTCTTTGTGACTCAATGAATGAAGCGTTATTACACATTGATGCGAATAATATTTGGAAAATACAAAAAGTAACGGGGGCTTCAAAATGA
- the purC gene encoding phosphoribosylaminoimidazolesuccinocarboxamide synthase — protein MNKRELLYEGKAKRVFATDKENIVWIEYKDSLTAFNGEKRAEILGKGKLNNEITSLLFSMLHEKGIPNHFIKKVSDNEQLAKHVTIIPLEVIVRNYTAGSFSKRFGVPEGKQLKRPIVEFCLKNDELGDPPISEEQIDVLDIATLQDIDTLRTQALKINRVLTNFFEECNLRLIDFKLEFGKDTNGHIVLADEISPDTCRLWDINTNEKLDKDVFRRDLGNLIDAYKTILHRLGGKQHV, from the coding sequence ATGAATAAACGAGAGCTGTTATATGAAGGGAAAGCGAAACGTGTTTTTGCAACAGATAAAGAAAATATCGTTTGGATTGAGTATAAAGATTCACTAACCGCATTTAATGGTGAGAAAAGGGCGGAAATACTCGGAAAAGGTAAGCTAAATAACGAGATTACGAGTTTACTTTTTTCCATGCTTCATGAAAAAGGAATCCCAAACCACTTTATTAAAAAAGTTTCAGACAATGAACAACTCGCAAAACATGTTACGATCATTCCTCTTGAAGTGATTGTACGAAACTATACTGCTGGAAGTTTTTCAAAACGGTTCGGCGTACCTGAAGGAAAACAATTAAAACGACCAATTGTTGAATTTTGCTTAAAAAATGATGAGCTCGGGGACCCCCCTATTTCAGAAGAACAAATTGATGTATTAGATATTGCAACATTACAAGATATCGACACATTAAGAACGCAGGCATTAAAAATTAACCGTGTCCTAACCAACTTTTTTGAAGAATGTAACTTGCGCCTTATCGACTTTAAGCTAGAGTTTGGGAAAGATACAAACGGCCATATTGTCCTTGCAGATGAAATTTCCCCTGACACATGTCGTCTTTGGGATATAAATACAAATGAGAAACTTGATAAAGATGTGTTCCGAAGAGATCTAGGCAATTTAATTGATGCATATAAAACCATTTTACATAGATTGGGAGGAAAACAACATGTATAA
- the purS gene encoding phosphoribosylformylglycinamidine synthase subunit PurS, giving the protein MYKVKVFVTLKESVLDPQGTAVKSSLQMMGYTSVDDVRIGKYMELSINESRDKIDSMVEEICSKLLANPVIEDYRYEIEECVTQ; this is encoded by the coding sequence ATGTATAAAGTTAAAGTTTTTGTCACATTGAAGGAAAGTGTTCTTGATCCACAAGGTACTGCTGTCAAATCATCTCTACAAATGATGGGATATACGAGTGTAGACGATGTTCGAATTGGGAAGTATATGGAACTTTCAATCAATGAATCACGAGATAAAATCGATAGCATGGTTGAGGAAATCTGTTCCAAACTCCTTGCCAATCCTGTAATTGAAGATTATCGATATGAAATTGAGGAGTGTGTGACACAATGA
- the purQ gene encoding phosphoribosylformylglycinamidine synthase subunit PurQ, with product MNFAVIVFPGSNCDVDMYHAIKDELGENVEYVWHDETSLDRFDAILLPGGFSFGDYLRTGAIARFSPVMKEVVKAAEIGKPILGVCNGFQILLEIGLLPGAMRRNKQLKFICKTVPLKVRNTNTPFTTQYREEEIIQIPVAHGEGNYYCDEETLQKLRANNQIVFTYCGDNPNGSIENIAGITNEKGNVLGMMPHPERTVDQLLGSDDGLKLFKSIVKQWRESHAVKA from the coding sequence ATGAATTTCGCGGTAATTGTGTTTCCTGGCTCAAACTGTGACGTGGACATGTATCATGCAATAAAAGATGAGCTCGGAGAAAATGTTGAATACGTTTGGCATGATGAAACAAGCTTGGATCGATTTGATGCCATTCTCCTCCCTGGCGGATTTTCATTCGGTGATTATTTACGAACGGGAGCAATTGCCCGTTTTAGTCCCGTGATGAAAGAAGTTGTCAAAGCAGCTGAAATCGGTAAACCAATTCTCGGTGTATGTAATGGATTCCAAATTCTTCTTGAGATAGGTCTCTTACCTGGTGCGATGCGACGGAATAAACAGTTAAAGTTTATTTGTAAAACTGTTCCGTTGAAAGTGCGAAATACAAATACACCATTCACAACCCAATATCGTGAAGAAGAAATTATTCAAATCCCAGTTGCCCACGGTGAAGGGAATTACTACTGTGATGAGGAAACTTTACAAAAATTAAGAGCAAATAACCAAATTGTTTTTACTTATTGTGGCGACAATCCGAATGGAAGTATTGAAAACATTGCCGGTATTACAAACGAAAAAGGGAACGTCCTAGGAATGATGCCCCATCCAGAACGAACGGTTGATCAATTATTAGGTAGTGATGACGGATTAAAACTTTTTAAATCAATTGTTAAACAATGGAGGGAATCCCATGCAGTTAAAGCTTGA